In Carassius auratus strain Wakin chromosome 48, ASM336829v1, whole genome shotgun sequence, the genomic window aaaGTCAAAAATTAtaagttaatttttattattattaataagttaaaattaaatgtttcattgttttcCTTCATTGAAAGGTTTTAAAAATtgatatgtaatttattaatttgactCAATAATGATTATGTTACAGTTAAATTGGCTTTGCAATGCAAGATCATAAAGTATGCAAAACTGTAAATACGTTATTAGGGTATACAGTATATTCATGCTATTATTGGCCAAGCTCAAAAATCAACTCTGTTTTATTTGTGCTTGAAGGCTCCTTAAAAGCTTGAAGACCCCTGGTCTGAAGTAATTTATACAGATTATTTTCTCaaaaagattaaacaaatacAGCTCCTCCTCACTGGGGAAAATATTTCCCAAACAATATCAGACCCGCCAACTCACCTGCTCCCTCGAGTGTCATACTGTCTCATATTCTTGATGAAATGCACCTTCTTGGAAACCTTTGGCCCTGGAGACCCAGAGAGGTTACGTGTCCTGCAACAAGAACATAATACAATTTAGAGACAAAGAAATGTGACTTCAATTTGTACACACTTCGAGAAAAACTGTGATGGATTAAATTGAAGCAAAAGCATAAGCTTTTAGCCCTTGACTATATAGAAAGGCTTTAAGGTCACCCGTCCAGCATCAGTCCATCAGCAGACCTTACATAAAAAGACGAGAGGGTGAGGGGAACAGAACAGGAGAGAGATGAAAGGCaagaaacaaaaaagacaaacagGAAATGATGTGCGCATGTACTGTAGTGAGATCCCGGGGCTTGGTTTACATGAGTCACATCACCTATATGCAGGTGAAGCTTGTTGTGACTAGTTGACGGTCTTTGACTGACTCAGCAGCCCACCGATTATCTACTCTGACAGCAGTGATATCATCATACAAATCTTTCATCTGTTCTATGGGTTTCCCCAATCACTGTCTCTGTTGTCTCAGTTacaaatgacttttaaaatgcGAAGGCAAATAGGATGGAGAGCTCACTTACTAACCTTCATATAACTGTCAAACATTTCTGATACTCAATCAGACAGTACATGCTTTTTCACAGAGACTTCTATGGTTTTTAATTTTACTAAGTCCTTTATATTCGACCCGAAGAACcagattcatgaatgaatgactctTCTAATTCGATTCTTTCAGTGAATCACAAAACATTTGGTGCCACCTGAGTAGTCCGATTTCCTTACGAGTCGGTTCATTTTGAGAATCACAGTAAATATCTGAGATCTATTTTAATTACACGAAATGTCTGATTCTCGAATGGACAGATACACATTATGGTTTTGGATTCATTTTCCCAAACATTTTTCATCTAAATTACTGCAAAAGAAATGCAGCCGTTATTTCTTTGAAGTCCCTCCCCGACCTATTCATCTTAAAAGGTTTCAAAAAATGTCGCAGACATATTTCCAGTCAAACTCACCTAGAAAACAAGACCGCTCTTCAGAgatgaaaatgaaagttgtagaCATTAAACCGGAAGCCAGCCATTCCCcttaaatatttgttattgttttgttcgGTTAACGTTACTCGTATTGTAATATGTACTGTTTATAATACTGCTTCAAAAAGTCATAATAGAATGTAAACACTGGTAAACAACAGGCCAGTTAAACATTCTATCCTCATAATCAAAACCGTGACACGATTTGGGAAATGGGAATAAACATGGCtttcataaacaaatacaaattcatAATTGTTAATGAAACCTGTACACATTAAGGTTTCATCACACATTCACTTCATATCTATTATGAATGGTGTAAATTTTAAATACAGTGACACTGTGGCAGTCAGAGAATAACGAGTGTCATTgtcatgacaaaaaaaacaacaacaaatcaaaacaaaactcaCCTTTGGCGCGGATCAGGAGCAGGATTAGATCCCGGGAATTGGCTGGGACATTTACTGGATCCTGAAAACGGATTCAGCGGTCCAGAGGTCGGTGAACGCGGCGGTGCCTGGACTGACAAAGGATCTGTTCGTCCATCCTCCGTGAAAACGTCGCAGCTCCCCCCTTGAATAAATACTGGAGGAGGGCTCAGAGGAGCAGGGTAAGTGTTAGTCCTCGGTAGAGGGGTCGCTGCTCCCCCGCTGATGGATGACACTTGGGTGAAGGTTCCGTAGCTACTGGTTGTTGTCGAGTGAGGGGGACCCGTCACTGCTGACGCGCCGACATCCACACACCGGCTCTCGTCTTCCCTGGGGCCAACGATTCCATTGCTTAGGTTATAAACCGGTCGTCCGTCCAAAGATATATTGGTGAGAAACAACAGTGCTGCTTGTCTGCGACGGGAATCTCGGCTTTTTCGCAGATGTTCTTTGTGTGGTTTGGCTGAATTAGTCCGAGGACCGCAAGCAGCGGCCGCCATTCTACTGTGAGTAAGCTAAAAGCAGACAGACCTATTAGACCGGCTGAGGGAATGGTCACGCCCCCTAACACCCTATTGGTTGAAATCCAATGACACTTGCATATAAATGAGTATTTGTCTCAGCGGATTGGACGAGAGGTCTTGGTTCACAAATTTGTACAATAATTTTGCTTCAAACCTACAGGTAGGACATTGGAAACATGACAGACATATTTTGCTGTCTTTGCTAAATAATGAGAATGATACCTAAGTTTAATCATTTTtacataacactttacaataaagttccaTAAGTTAATGTCAATAtatgaaaaaacatttattacaatatttatttatctttgttcatgttagttaatgaaaacacTGGCATTtattgttaattcacagtgcattaactaatgttgacaagcacaacttttgattttgataatgcattagtaaatgttgaaataaacatttaactaagattaataaatgctgttcatgttagttcatgctaactaAAGTAATGTTatctaatgaaccttattgtaaagtgtttacaTTGTATCTATAATTCTATAATAGCctataaaatgatacatttatttattaaatcagcaTTAATTTCAACCTTAACTATCAGAAAGTGCCCCTCTGTATTCATCCTATATAATTTGTATTCATCCTATCTAATCCTAATGTTTGCCTGAAcaaatgtagcctacacaatagcATAAATAGCAACAAATCTTCACAAtagcaacaaaaacaacattttcttgaATGTGGTATAGCTAATCTATGGGTCAGCGGAATCACGATCATTTATGCAATTTGTATTCACACTGTAATGCTTGACTAGGCACTGCTGTATGTTGATGACTCAATCTCATGCTGCCAAATTCAATGCTGGTTAGCATAAGCCTTTGCTAAGCTCTAAGTTTCAGCATAGCTCATTACAGGAGTTAAATTATATGGTTCATTATGTAAATATCCAGTGTGACCTCTGCAAAAGCTTATGTGATAATAAAATAGGATAAAGAAAAGGAGGGGGAAAGCAATTTCCAGATTCCTCAGATAAAATGTTGGCAGCAGGAGCATAATCTGAATTTCTTAATAGCCTCGCAACAATATTcctcagaaatatttcttaaagAATTACCTTTATTTCGTTTAAATGCATATCCGAAACCCAtacaattttaatgtaaaaataaaaatttgtttaagATTGTTGAAGTAATGAATGGCTGAGATTACTGTTGCTATGTTGCAATATACTTGCAGTTCCACATTATGTGATGTAATAAGGCTTGCGCTAATATTTCCTAATCGACAGGTCCACTGTTTGTAGGAAATTAACCTTTGTTTAACCTGTTTGCTCAAAatcttttcttaaatattttatttgtattttattttattttaaacagctaATCCAGAAAAATGCATACCCTCTGAAATTGTCAGTGGGTCTACAACTTAACAGAACAATTGAAATCCTCATTGCTATTCAGCTGGTTTCCACGTGAGTGCAgtatacatcaaataaaaaccaTTGGCTGAGACTTGTAGGGGCTGTACTTAGTTTTGGAGTGGGTgttcaaatgaaaacaacaacaacaacaactcctTGGGTATAATGCTACTATATCTCAGTTTTCATTTAACTTAAGATGACGAGCAAAACAGAAGTCACTCTTTCAGTTAATGCTTTGGTAAGGTTAGTAATCACACAattttgcttttctttattgTCCAAATAAAACACATGGCTGAAGATCAACATCCTTTTTACAGTCGACAGCAACAGTCTTGCAGGTGCAGTGTAAGGCTTAACGTCTTTCAGCGTGTCTATGGTAAAATTAACCAGCATTGACCAGAGTGAATGAGTATGATCCACTTTGATAAAGTACAGCATACATGGCTGTGCTGAGGTGTTCCAGCTAGCACCAACATGGTAACACAAATGGACATACATAATGGTTATGCCAAGAAGTGAAATAGTTACAATGGGTTAATTGACTTAGCAATAACATGATATCAATAAACACAGCACAAACCCCAATATTATTCATCTTCTCTCTATTAAACTGCCCAATAATCAGTCAATGCAAAATACTGTTCTTAGCCATTTGTACACAACAGGGTCAataaagaaagatagaaaaagaTAGTTATTGTTTTGATCAGAGTAAAAATATACATTCTCATCAGTTGGAAGATGATATGTAGTTGGTATTAATGACCAAATCTATCATtatcttaatttaaattttaaataaaatgttaaagtaaCAGATAAAGGGACTTGTTCATATCCATCAAAATGTTCAATTTCCAAACATTTATGAGTATTATTGCACCAAATTATGTAGATGACTTGAACTGGTATACTCATAATGCTGATAACTTTTCGTGAATCCTGAAAAGAGAACTATTTTGAAACATGTAAACAGATATTATATGATTTTTCTTTCCCTTCAGCTGTCAAgtactttaaaatgtgaaatcATAATCTTTATTAGCTTAGAAACATTtcaaatactgcaaaataaacaTTGGTTCCTATTACAGGTATAtaataaaccatataaatcaGTGTTCTTTGTTCTTGAGATAAACATTCATTCAATCCTTTTTAAAGGGGCACTCAGCCTTTTTCAGAATCAGACCCATTATTTCCATTATGACACAAATGTCCTTTGAGAgcgtttaaaaaaagaaatcccaaatttttcaatGACATGCAATTTTTCACTTGAAAGGTTAACGGAAATGTCCTGAAAAGAGACCTTGTTTCTTGCAAAGTCTGATCCATATTCTTGAAGGCAACATATTCTGTGCTTAATAAAATGCCTGTGTTACCAGAAACTCAACCCTTTAATTATCTAGCACAcaaactgttttcatttattcgttaaaggggtgctattatgctttttcacttttcaactttagttagtctgtaatgttgcttttTAAGCAtataaaaagatctgcaaagttacaaagctcaaagtcaaattcaaaaggagatattctatttaacagaaatcattttttaaaaactacaatgaatgactcgtttggactacaacgcacattttctgggatttgtgatatcacaaatatagaCAAATAGGACGAGACCTGGTGGAGCTGCACTAGAGAATCCAACAAGTATTATCACTATCTAGGAGACACActagctttcccaaggcagacAACTCATGCTCAACAGTTTAAATCACGctcaatttgatttgattttgacgcaACGAAGCTCGCATGTAGCTATGGTAAGGGACATGACATTTCCCAACCAGGCGCAGAGtggtgccaatcacaacacacatggcccagctaaccaatcacagcacatttagAATTTAGGAAGGCGGGCTTtaatttgatacaggaactatttgaGCCATTCATTCAAGACTagggagagaggtgttgtaataatgtaaaatatgtgaaaaattatgtgtttttccaACAACGTAGTATGAGAGCCTATTCTAGTACACCCCCTAAACaaaaaaagagcataataggacccctttcaATTTTTCAACAGGGTGAAATGCCCCTTTCAGATGCTGAATAGCCAGATGTTAGAAAGTCTTAAGGCATTTAATGAGACAACTAACACATTTCACTTGTACCTACTACAACCTCAAAACCCATTGAATTATGACCAAATGGATTCAGTATTTGTTGAATACGGCAGCTGCCACAAAAGCTTTAAAAACACCTAGGATGGTTTGAAACGGTGTTTAAGCACCATTGCTGTTAATCTACCACACTGATATGTTGTTTTGCTCATGATAGATTTACCTTGGCCTCATTAAGTTGGTCAGACCCCTGCCTAACCTCCTAATCCAATAACCTGTAGTAATGTCTAATGTCACCACAGGGTGGCTCTTTGCTAGACACTAGTGTCTCATGTGCTTCCACAGATTACAAGAGTCAATAAGGGGTCATGTGGAGATCTGACAAACTCTTCTTCAACAAATAAAGCTAGACAGAACTGACTTTTCTGCTCACTAAAACATTACATCTTTTATTTGGAGAAGGTAAAACGTCTCAGACTGTCGTCTCGTATTCCATCACTTCCTGCGGTGTGCCTAGACAGCGGTACTGGATCCTTGGTGTGACCGGAGCTGCGGCTTCCAGTACCAAAATGGTCTTTCGCAGCCTGCGATCAATGAAGTGGGCGTCCCAGGCTGGGTATTGCTTCCTGGGAAGGTCGATGCGAATTACTGGCCCCTCTGTCCTTGGGGTGAGGCGAGGCGCAGCGGTTCGCGAGGCTTTAAGGGTCCGCATTTTAAACACTTCTCCAACATCTCCTCCTGGTACTGCCTCTCCTCCTTTAGTTCCTCTGCAGAGTCCGCGGCGGGCTGCTCACCACATCCAGAGGAGGAGGAGCGGAGGTGGGCGATGAGACACAAGGATCTGAAACAGCACTCATCTGGACATCGCAACATCCAAGATAGGCCCCAGACACAGGGCCATCAGGGTGCAAAAGGCAGTAGTagacaaacataaaaaatgtacccAGGGCGTAGCTACACGCCACCATGCACACCACCACCACGGCGTAAAAGTCTGAAGTGAGTGGGCTGCGGTATATATACCACAAGGCCGTGAGGGCCATATTTTCTCCCAGGATTATGAGGCTGTAAAGCAGCAGACGGCACCGTGTAGGGCCCTCACGGACGCTAAACCAGCAGAATATGTACACGATGCCTACCATCATGTTGTAGATGATCTCCTCCCACTTGGACATGCAGAAGTCTGTCTCGCCTTGGATGATCCAGAAGGTCATGGCGCACCAGTGGGCCACGATGAAAATGCCGAAGTAGAGCTGGAAAATGGAAACAAAGAGGGCGAAGGCCATGGCGCGGGCTCCCACTGTGAACAGGTGCCACAGCATGTGCACCACCACTGCTTTATATGACATGGGGAGCTTGTCATCACGAGAGTCTCTTAATGCCTTCTGATAAGATGCCATCATCCAGCCCAGAGACACTAGCGAGGCTGAAGCAGACAGACCTGGATCAAATAAAGCACAAAGAGAAGGAGTGACCGAGAGAAAATGGGTCACTGTACATGGtacattaattcaatttaattacacTGCCGGAATAAGACCGAATTAATTTCAAATCAAAACCTAGAGGCAAAGTTGATACATGAACAATGctgcaaaatgatttaaaatcaaAACCTACACCAATGTctgctttttgtaatatacctgccatacaattgtcaatttgtatattgtaattccttacctacttatttgtatttttctgtattttattcttttattatgtgttttttgttctgtcactgtcattctgttgtactgcggagcatctatcatgaaaacaaattcctcatatgtgtaaacatacctggcaataaagctcattctgattctgattcattctgattctgattctgtataACAATTCAGATGAttctgtacagtatataaagaATGAAAGTACACCTCACTatgcttttctgaaaaaaaaaaaaaagaaattctgttGGAGTGCTGGTACGCTCTTGAGAAGCTctcatgaataattaatcaggttCCTGTCTGTCCATTCATCAGCTCACCCATTTATTCAGGAGTACTCAAAATGGAAAATCTCTCCTAATCAGCAAAAACATAATCATTAGCTAGTTCTCCAGCCGTCTCGCATTGCACTGAATATGATTATGAGCGATTATGACAGACCCAGCAAAGCACCTTAATCATAATATCAGTCTTCAGACAGGAAAAGTGCAGGCCAGGACAGACCAAGAGGAAACACTCTTGCACTGATGCCAGAATTTTCTACACTGCTGACTATAGGGCAGATGAGTGCCCTGCTCATCTCCTGAGAACTGGATATGCTTTGTTGTGGAATCACATTTAGGCTCTCCTCAGGTTCATTTTTATCTTTCTGGAAAAAGAACTCTTCAGCagtttgaataaatgtaatgtgattAGGGCTCATACAGTATAAATACTGTAGCTCTCTCAACTCTAGCCCAAATAGCATGGAAAGAAAGAAGGACGtaactttaaatgacatttttaaacaaaattcacATCCTTTAGTTTACTAGCTCTTGGCAGTCTATAAAAGTCACAGTTTGCAGTTTGACATTTGGATAAAATTCCTCAGGGAACATCTAACAGTGGCTAC contains:
- the LOC113065845 gene encoding LOW QUALITY PROTEIN: XK-related protein 7-like (The sequence of the model RefSeq protein was modified relative to this genomic sequence to represent the inferred CDS: deleted 1 base in 1 codon), translating into MAAKSDGTAVSLQNDIQPTCLPEPEKRSPQWRRVGKEYSLLDCCWTLCALLVFFSDGASDLWLAADYYLRRDYWWFALTLVFIIIPSVVVQVLSFRWFAYDYLDSNGSGTAAAAMVAASNAESHFSTKDSDQRGAGRSAAVTGTRSNAESCCRACVWLFQSVVHVFQLAQVWRYVHALYLGVQSRWHGDREHKHFYWRTMFENADISMLRLLETFLKSAPQLVLQLSIMVHLSVTPSLCALFDPGLSASASLVSLGWMMASYQKALRDSRDDKLPMSYKAVVVHMLWHLFTVGARAMAFALFVSIFQLYFGIFIVAHWCAMTFWIIQGETDFCMSKWEEIIYNMMVGIVYIFCWFSVREGPTRCRLLLYSLIILGENMALTALWYIYRSPLTSDFYAVVVVCMVACSYALGTFFMFVYYCLLHPDGPVSGAYLGCCDVQMSAVSDPCVSSPTSAPPPLDVVSSPPRTLQRTKGGEAVPGGDVGEVFKMRTLKASRTAAPRLTPRTEGPVIRIDLPRKQYPAWDAHFIDRRLRKTILVLEAAAPVTPRIQYRCLGTPQEVMEYETTV